The sequence AAACCAGATGATGGAATACGAGGTTGCTGAATCATGGCTGTAATCAATAGAACAAATTTAAACCTGTGAAGAATTGATGAATGGCAGCCAGAAACTTAAAAACAACATGATCCACAACATACCTTTGGCATGTGGCATCATGAAGCGTTTACCAGGAGTCCCTGCAGAAAGTAGCAGACAGGCTTGACCTATAGCAGCTCCAACAGCCACTGTGTGAATCTGATCATGATACAACAAGGTAAAAGATAAATTCAAATCTTAGTGAAGTGAAAAATCCACAGCCCAAAGGGTGAAAAATTTAAACATTATTTGACAAATAAATCAACGATAATATGTAAGTAATATGTAACTATAATATGAACTGTTGTACATAATATGTGTGCATTATAATAGAGCACACAAAGTTCTCTAACCAAGCTACCAGTAGCATGGATCATCAATACAAATATCCAACAGTTGACACTCTCCATTACATAATTACATCACTCTTCACATTTTGCAAAATCTAAAGAATCTCAGAATCTTGTTTCAACATGTTATTGGCAAAGTACGAACCACCAATAAGATAAAATACGAGAGTATACAAGTAAATCACCATGCAAGTGTATTCATGATGAAAAGAAACAGACCTCGTTTTGTAACTGCATCATTGCATCATAAATGGCAAAACCTTCTGTCTCCATCCCTACCTGAATGCAACAACTCAAAATGCATGAGATAGAGAAGTACTCAATACCAAAACTACAGAAATCAGAAAGAGAAATGGAACATGTTCATATCCATTAAACTGCAAGCTGGAAGGCAATCTAAAGCTTACCGTCTCACCATCATCTCGTGTAGTACCGGTGGAGTTTATGTAAATGAATATTGGTTCTTTAGGATCCATCCATTGCAGGTACATCAACTCTGCAACAATAAGCTCTGTGACAGCTGGCACCAACTGAGACAGAAGCATTGACAACAGGTCACACAAATTGCTACTATAAAGTATAAAAGCCAACAGAATCAATAGGATGCACTACTCGCAACATCACGGCCTCAACAATGCCACACAGACAGAATAGTTGCGAAAATGATGCGTCAAAATATACTGGGGGATAAAATACATGACACTTCTCCCCCACCATCATACCACATAATTCCGGACTCTGGAAGTAGCATTCAGGCAACACAACCATTCTAGCTGGGAGGCATTGTTCTTATCAACAAACAGTGTTACAAGCAGCACAATTGGCACAAGTGAAAGAGTACAAAGACCAATGCATAACTGAAAACTTACAGGCATGCCAATGTAAATAATTCTGCCATGGAGAAGCAGCGAAGGCAAGTCAGGCGGCGGCCTTCTCGGCCGGTGTTCATTGTACGAAACAGACCTTTCCACCTAATCCAAGCAGAAACACAAGACTAATATCTAGCAAAGCATCAAGTAAATTTTTCATCCaaattaacaaaatttaacaCAAATCCATATATCTCCCAATCCCTTTCACAGCGGAAATATAATTTTCAAATTCTGAATTTCCAATAGCAGATAGCATGTTTACGCTAGCATGAAAataaaggaaaatgaaaaagagaagTTACTTGGGCGGGAGTAGCCATGAGATTGGGGGAGTCGAAGACGTCCAAGTAAGGAGGGGTATCGGAGTTGAGAGGACGGTTGAGCAAGGTTTCAGGGGAAGTGGCAGCTACGGAAGCAAGCTTGGAGAGAAAGGGGTCATTAGGGTTGAAAGGGGGTATTGGAATTTTGGATTTGCTTGTGGCGTTCACCGAAAGAGAGCAGCATCTCCGGCGAAGAGATTGTTGGGGCtgtaaggaagaagaagaagaagacgaagacgaaGTGGGAATGGAAGAAACCATGGGTACACGCAAACACGTAGCCATCATTTTTTCCGGCTGCAATGCTCCCTCAGCCTCAGCCTCACCTCAACACTAGCAACTCAGCGAAACACGCAAGTATGCAACCGAACGGCTGAGCCAATCTCAAcagtgttttttttttgtgactaatctCAACAGTGTTTGCTGCATTCAAATGTTTTTCAATAATCAATATTAATAAATGATaatagagtaattacccaaatcaatcCTGAGGATTTTAGAATGGACATTTTAGTTCTCAAAGAAAATTAATACACGGATCAGTCTCCAAGGTTTTATTCCGGCAGACAAATCAATCTCCAATTCATTTTCCGGTAGAGTAATTACCAAATCAGttcccaaagattttaaaaacagACATTTTAGACTCCAAgaaaaactaatgtacaaatcaatccccaacatttctctctgttagacataatAATCTCCcgtccaaaaataaataaaataaaataattattattattaattgcacaataatattgtactatattttttttattttttagacaaaaataatgataaatttattcattaaattcttatatatatatatatatatagtcactcgataacaataataataatatttactctTAGCCAAATTATGTTCCGAACTTGACATCCAAATTTTTAATAAGCCCAATACAACCGACCTAAAAGTATCCTGCCATCCTAATAGCTCAGAGAGGCCGAAATTATCTTTACCTTTTAACCACCTTCCAAAATTATATGAAGTGGGACTCTCCCACAAACCTATACACTTACCCTCTACCTTTTTACTTAGatattggagtgtctttgcaggtactatTCTCGCTTTAAGGATTTTGCCTTGTCATCTTACCGAACCGATAGACACCCAATCCACCTTCATCTCAAAAAAGAGTTAAATTTTAAAGTAGTCCTTAAAGTTACACTCGAACCTCAAAGTAGTCATTGAAGTTAATAGTTACACAATTTCATCCTCGAACTTGTACTTCGAGACTCATACTAGTCCCTAAGGCAATTTTCATCTATCAGAAAATTAAAACGACATCGTtttgtatttataaaaaaaaaaacacgagcCTTCCCTTCCCCAACCTGAGGCCCTTTCCTTTCCCCAATCCGAGGCCTCTGTTGCCTCCTCTTGCCGGCTTTCGTCATGGCGCCGAGCTGCTCGTCCCCCTCCCCAACCTAGTCTCTCACACTCTTGTCTCCTCTCTGTCTCCCTCTACCTCCCAGATCCTTTTTATATTTCCTAATctcaaaattaatttgtcactGCACTCCTTGAGTAAGTTGAAAGAGATCTTCGAGCAAGTCTATGAAAGGTGCTGCACTGCTCCCATGAAAGGTGTTTCCTTCACCGTTGATCAGTTCACTGAGGCCCTTGAAAAAGTATGATTTTGATTCCAAAGTTGGCACCAAGGTCAGTTCGCTTTGCTtcagagttttttttttcaatttttttaactgCAATAGAGTTTGTTTTGTCACTGGTTGCATAAAATTTTGAACTTGATAAATGAATTTTGTAGTTTAGATGGAAAATGACTTTGAATTGAGTTTGTTAAAATTGTGTGTATTGATGAGTAATGGAATTGTTTATTTAATGTGTCTGTAAAAAGTGATGGTTGGTTGTGTatgaagaaaaacaaaatgagATGATGGAGGAATTAATTTTGGGATCAGAggaagagagagacagagaggagACAGGAGCGTAAGAGACTAGGTTGGGGAAGGAGGGCGTGCGGCGCGGCGCCGAGACGAAGGCCGACGAGAAGCGACGACAAAAAGGAACGGGAAGAGGAAGGGGCTTGGGTTGGAGAAGGGGAAAGGGAGGCTTtggtttttcttttatatatatatatatacacaaaacgACATCGTTTCAGTATTTCGATGGACGAAAAGTGCCTTAGGGACTAGTATGAGTCCTGGAGTACAAGTTCAATGATGAAATTAGGTAACTATTAACTTTAAGGACCACTTTGAAACTCGAGTGCAACTTCACGGACCACTTTGAGACTTAACTTCCTCAAAAAACACTCTTTGAACCTTCAGGTACCATCCTGAGCATCGACGCCATCTATGCGAACCGTGAGATTCCAGGGACATGGCAGGTGTTCCAAAGGAGCAACCTCTTGACCAGCCAGAATCCAATCACCACTACCAGCTAGAACAATCCAAGCCCCAAGACCACGGTGACCCAGCCCATGGAAAAGTGACCAACGTGATCTACAACCACATCATACGCAATCAACCGAGACAACAGTTGCGAGAAGAGGACTGTCGGTCTAATAGAAGCAGGTCGTTCGGCAGTCTAGGTGAAGACACAAACCGTATAATCCAAGAACTTCGCCACTGAGTGCAAAACCTGTAAGGGAGAGTCACCACGAATGAGCGTTATCGACCAAAGCACACCAGCAAAATGATCTCTCAGATTGCCTCCCGGAAGGAACACAAAGCGAGGACTCCAAATCTTCATCACGGAAAGCGCAGGAACCATAGCCGCTCTCGAGAATCCGATCCTTACCGAGATGATCACGGAGAACGATGCCAAAGGGACTTCAAGTGAAAAAGGCACAAATATGTGGTAATGGGAGCCACCCCATTCATCGAAAAGGTCTTGCGAGTCAGGTTACCAAAAGTATTCGATAAACCAACCGACATGAAGTACGATACTATTTAAAACCCCCAAGAACACATAACGGCTTTTGAGGCAAAGATAAATCAGGAAGGAGTCGTTGACGCTATCTGATGTCGGGCTTTCCCGATAACCCCAGCTGGCCCAGCCATCAAGTGGTTCAACATGCTTCCGAACGGCTCACTTTCTTGCTTTGCCAATATCTCAAGGAAGTTTTTGGCACAATTCACCACACGAATAGCCAAAGCAAAGTACCCGATCAGCCTCCTAGGCATCACTCAACACCCGGACAAGTCTACGAAAAAATATCTCGATAGATTTAACAACGAATGCCTAGACGGACTAACCGATTCGGTGGCTAGCCTTTGTTTAACTAATGGCCTGATGAATGAGGACTTTCGGAAGCACCTCACAACAAAGCTCGTTTGGTCGATGCATGAGATTCAGAGCATGGCGAGAGAATACATAAATGACGAAAAAGTGAGCCAAGTCGTGGCCGCCAATAAACGGCACCACGACAACACAGCACCTCAAATACAACCCCTTACCCAAAGACACGAATGAGAAACAGTTTAAGCCAAACACTCAAAACCGACTGCTACAAGTGGGAAAATGTACAAACTATACCCCCTACCAACCCTAATCACTGAGGTATACCAACAGTTTGTGGAAAAATACGTTCTCCCAAAACATAGGCAGCTAAAAGAGCGCACGGAGGGCAACAAAAGCTTATACTGCGACTATCACAGAGGGTACGGGAATAGTATCCAACATTGCTTCGATCTCAAGGACACCCTCAAACAATACATCCAAGACGGCAAACTCTCGAAATTCACCCAAATCATTCGAGAACCTAGAAGGACAAAAAGAGATAGATCTCTTGAACAAAAGGGACGAAACCCTAGAGGAATAAAAACTATCTTTTGCGAAAACCTAGATGCCTACCTAACCATAGTCGTGAATGTCATCACAGGTAAAAACGTTAACAAAAAGTTCAAATTCGCACTAAAAAAGGACCTCTAGATATTGGCCATTGACCCATGAGGAAGAACCCTCCTGAGATGTCGAACATCACCTTATCATACGAAGATTGCAAACGGCATGTCGGAGGAAGACCTCGGGTTCATCATTTTAGCCAGGTTCGGTACCAAAATGGCAAAATGCACACTAATAGATACAGGAGTCGATTCCAACATCCTCTTTAGAGAAGCCTTCGACAAACTAGGTTTCCGAAATGAGGACCTACAGAATTACCACAATGGAGTAACTGGGATCGGGGACAACATCAAGCCCGACGGTTATGTCATGTTACCAATCACAATCCGGGCTAGCAACCAGAAAAAGGTCGTGCTCTCCGAGTTTGTGGTACTCAAAGACTCCATAACCTACAATATTATCCTTGGTAGAAAGACAATCAACGATCTCTTTGTGGCCATATTTACCAAGTTCTTAGTCATAAAATTCCAAACAGACGACAGAACAATTGGAACCATCCACAACGACATAGAGGTCGCAGTCGAATGCAACAACACAAGCCTAGCACTCCGAAAACGTTCTCGCAATGCGGCAGGTTCTCGCCGAGCTAGACGCACGGCGAGACGACCTGCCGAGACTAGAACTGAAGGGAGACTTAGAGAAGCTACAAATAGGGCAATCCGAAGAGGAAGTCACTTACATCAACAAGAATTGGTAACTTATCTTTtagcattttttcttttttttatactttGTTTTTCTTTCACACTTTTAAAGGGCACTCTTTTCTACCTAAAGTAGCGGGAGGTTTTAACAAGGCACTCACCTTGTAAAACATTTTCCATTTAAgtaaaattttcatttttttatgagGAAAACCAAAACGTTAAACGAAACTCGACAAAACGGCTACTCTGGAGACTAATCACCCTCGAGGCCAACGAAACAGATATCTAAATTTAACAAAACTAAAATATCAAAATAGCCTACCAAGAGGCCAAAAAGAAATGTTTCGCTTTTCAATGTGAGATTCACGATCTCCCGAACCACGGATAACCGAACTCGATTGGTGTGAAGACTAAACAAGCTTACCCTCACGCTTTGGGGGTAATTGTTTTGAACCTGGCGTTCGGATTCTTAATGGCCTAATACAACCGGCCCAAAAACATTCTTGCCATCCTAATTCCTAATCACCTTCCAAAATTATATGAAATTGGACCCTTTTCCACAAAGATAAGATAACCATCAGAGTCTATAAAAGAGAGTATCTCATCATTCTCCCAGGTATAACTTATTCTACTCTATATAATTATTCTCTACCTCTCTAACTCTTTAACTTGGGCATCAAAATGTCTTTGTAAGTGTCGTTCCTTACGCTGAGAATTTTGCCTTACTATCTTACTGGATCCATAAACACCTATCTACCTTCACCTAAAAAGTACTTTTTGAAAAGTATCATCCTAAataaattcattcttaaaaaaatcTCTATTTATTACTTCTTCTAATATAGCATGAGTTTTGAAAAAATGGAGATTATAATACTTCTAATATAATGTTGTGATAAGAATGCTTTATCACATCTTATGTGGATGCTCATTCTTAAGGATGATTGTATTTAATATAGTTTGAAAAAGTAAAGCCTTGCACATGTATAAATAGGGGCATAGGCCGAGGCTTTTTACACAACAACAAGCAATAAAATACTCTTTCTCTCTTTACGTTGCaatacttctttctctctctttatatttcttaattttgttacctcttctttatttatttatttagttattttataacacgttatcagcatgAAACTCTAACGATATTTTAGGAAgacttcaggtaacaaatttttattatgtcgaagctctctcatcttgaattcaatgctcttgatatatctggaaataattatttatcatggatattagatgctgaaatccatcttgattcaatggatcttggagataccattaaggctaaaAATAATACATTCCGGAAGGATatagccaaagccatgattttccttcgtcgtcatcttgacatatgattgaaaaatgaatatcccacactaaaagatcctgcagatctgtgaaaagaccttgaagaaagatacaatcatcaaaagacggtgatacttcctcaagcccgatatgttagagaaaattttctcgACATTCCATGCCtcaaatgtgctcctgcagcagcagtatcgagaaaatggatttaaaaacttttttgagctaatttcttgctttcttgttgctgaacgcaacaatgagttactcttaagaaatcatgaagcgcgcccagctggcgccgccccattttctGAAGCAAATACAGCAAATTATAACCCTAGAAGAGGTAAATGAcaagattttgataacaagaaaaattatggaaggaaaagaaattatgttcacaagaaaataTCTCactagaagtgggataaagaaagaaacaatgggcaaaatatatcaattgaggataaatgcttccgttatggtggaaagggtcattggtcacgtacctgccGTACCCCAATGCACCTAGTTGATatttatcaagcatccttgaaaaatgatgacaaaggaaaggaaacaaattttgtttcaaatgatgaaaatttcaccactcattatgatgtatctaatttctttaaggattctgaaggaaatattggctatttgatcaatgatggaatagtttgatatatgtatgtgtttgttaagtattcatgtgaataattttactgtgcatgcacttctactcattttattattattatcatttgtttttgaagaaaaatggcaatgacatattctgaagatatttgccttgcggatagtgcaagttcgcacactattcttaaa is a genomic window of Arachis ipaensis cultivar K30076 chromosome B06, Araip1.1, whole genome shotgun sequence containing:
- the LOC107645912 gene encoding ATP-dependent Clp protease proteolytic subunit-related protein 3, chloroplastic — its product is MMATCLRVPMVSSIPTSSSSSSSSSLQPQQSLRRRCCSLSVNATSKSKIPIPPFNPNDPFLSKLASVAATSPETLLNRPLNSDTPPYLDVFDSPNLMATPAQVERSVSYNEHRPRRPPPDLPSLLLHGRIIYIGMPLVPAVTELIVAELMYLQWMDPKEPIFIYINSTGTTRDDGETVGMETEGFAIYDAMMQLQNEIHTVAVGAAIGQACLLLSAGTPGKRFMMPHAKAMIQQPRIPSSGLMPASDVLIRAKEVIVNRDTLIKLLAKHTGNSEETVANVMKRPYYMDATKAKEFGVIDRILWRGQEKIMSDVSAPEDWDKGAGIKIVDGF